The following is a genomic window from Marinococcus sp. PL1-022.
CTCCATCAATTATTACCGTACCGCTTGAAAATGTATCAATACCGGCGATGCAGCGTAAAAGCGTTGATTTCCCTGTTCCGGATTTCCCGACCAGGCTTCTATTTTCCCCCTCTTTCAGCTCGAGGTTTACGTTCTGGAGCACCTGGTTTTCCTGATAGATCTTGCTTCCGTTCTGAACTGACACGTATGACATATTTCCCTACCCCTACCACGATTTTAAAATTTTCGTACTGACTCTGAGCACTCCGTCAGCAGCAAGCGCGACTGCCGCCGGAAGCGCGACTGCCATTAACGAAAAGGCGCTGACAGCTGACGGTGCCGCACTGTTTGTGTATGGATAATACAATACCGCCATGGTCGTAACCGTTCCTCCTCCTATAATAACAGTCAGGGCAAACTGGCTGACAGAAATAACGACTGCAAAAAAGACAGCTGCACGCACAGAAGCAGTCATCTGAGGAAACTCAATCAGCAAAAATCTGGCAGCTGCCCCGCCGCCAAGGCTTCTCGATTGTTCATACTGGCTTCTTCCTATCCGCTCATAGCCGGCACGAATGATACGAATTGTGTACGGAAGTGTCGGGAGCAGATGAAAAAAAGCGACCCCGTACCATGTATTTGCTGTACCGCTTTGCAAAGCAAAAATGTGCAGTCCGACAGCAAGGGCTGTGATGGGAAGAAGCACAGGAATTAAAAGCATGGCATCTATCAGTTCCTTTCCCCTGAATTCCCGGACGACAAGCGCTTTGGCCGCCGGCATGCCAATCACCAGATTCAGAGCCGCCACACAAAGGGCAATAAGAATCGTCCGTCCCCAGGCCTCTGCAAGCAGCGGGTCGCTAAACGGCACTCTCCAGCCGTCGAGTGTCCATGCCAGCGGCCAAATTTCCCCAAACGGCCATTCCGCCGCAAAACTCTGTACAACGAGTGCAAGCAAAGGAACTGCAAAGCAAAGTGCAAAAGCGGCTGCCGCTGCTTTTCTTTTCATGCTACTCCCCCCTCCATATCCGGATACGAAGCCGACGGGTATACCACATTAGAAGAGCGCTAAGAGCAATGAATACCACGCCAATCCAGGCCGATACTGCGTAGGCATAAGGACGTTCCTCCCAGTTACCGCCGCTGTACCATTCAAAAATGGTAACACCAATCATTTCCGGGCGGGTCGCTCCCACCAGTCCCGGCACTTCAAAGGCACCGAATACAAACGCAAACAGAATTACTCCCGTTTCCAGGGTGACTGCTTTTAAATAAGGCCATTCCCCGTCCTTAAACTTGCGGAATGGCCCGCCGCCAAGCGTTGCCACAGCATGCTTTACCGAATTATTCATCTCCAGATAGACCGGCGCTGTCATCAGTACTACGAAGGGCACCTCTTTCCATATGTAGGATAAAATAATGCCGATGCCGCCAGTATCATTTGTCAGGATGGGGAACTCTGTTCTATTATCGATCCAGCCCAGCTGCTGCGTGAGAGACGCCGCCCACCCGCTTTGTGAAAAAAACCAGATGACCAGATACGCTCCCACAAAATGGGGCACAGCCATCGGAATCCAGAACAGCGCCCCGGCACCGGCGCTTCGCTTTTTCCCAAAAAGCAGCTTAGAGGCCGCCACCCCGATCCCTAGAGACAGAAGGGTGGAGACGGTCGTCACTCCAAGACTGAAGCTGATGCTTTCCCAAAAAGAAGGCAGCAAAGCTACGTCATTAAGGACAGCTAACGGACTCTCTTCTGCGCCCAGCCGCATCCACAGTACCGCGACCGCGTAGAAAGAAAGCCCTGCCGTAACAAGAAGTGCCGGTAAAAGCATAGCTATCATGCTTTTACCTTTGAACAATTTCATTTTCCCACCGGTCTTCGGTCCACTCTACATAACCCGCATCCATTTCCGGCTGATAAGCATCATTCAGTACTTCAGTATCCAGCACGGAATCGCCGCGGTCCTGCTCAATAAATTCCTGGCGCATGTCCTCTGAGAGCGTATCAAGGTCAAGCACGGTACTGTCCCCCCACATCGACGGTGCCTGTTTCTGCAGCTGGGCTTCCGGGGACACCAGGTAATTGATCGCAGTCATCGCTCCCGGCACATTTGTGCTGTTAAATGGAATCGACAGGTAGTGAGTGTTTCCGATCGAATTGTTGTCAAACACAAAGGTATCCGTTGTTTCCGGAAACGTGCCGTCCTGGATCAGGCTTTCCGCTCTTGCTTCGTTATAGCCCATAGTCATAGACACTTCGCCGTCCCGGTACAGCCGGTCCAGCTGGCTGAGCGACGACGGATACGTTTCGCCGTCTCGCCATAAATCCGGCTCCATCTCCCGCAGAGTCTCCCACATACTGCCTGTTTGTTCATCGATCCATTCTTCATCATAGCCCTGTTCAATGACTTCTTCGGCTTCGACGTTATTGTAAATAAAATGGCGCAAAAACGCATTCCCGGTAAAGTCGGTCGCTTCCGGATACGTGAACTCTCCCGGGTTGTCCTCCACCCAGGCGGCCAGCTCTTCAATACTGTCTGGAGGAGTATCAACCTTTTCAGTATCATACATAAAGGTAAACTGCACCGAACCCCAGGGTACCTCCATTCCTTCCACCGGCGTGCCGAAATCGTATGCGTTTGTATCAGCCTCCATATCAATATGATCCTCCACGTTCGGAAGAGCGTTTGCAAAGGAGCCGTATAAAAGCTCGTTGTCCTTTGCGTTACGGAAATTTTCGCCGTTCAGCCAAATGATATCCATCGTGCCTTCTTCGGTCCCCGCTTCTTTTTCAGAATAAAGGTTTTGCAGCGCATCTTCGGTTTCAATCGGATTTCGATTCAGCGTAATGTCGTACTGCTCCTCCAGACGCGGGGCCACCCACTCATCTATGTATTCATTGGTTCCCTGGTCGCCGCCCCACATATGTAATTCCACGGTAGTTCCAGCGGCCTCTTCCTCAATTTCCTCCCAATCCTTTTCCTCCCATGATGTTTCACTTTCTTCTGAGCCTCCGGAGCACCCAGCGGCGACAAGCGCCGTCCCTGCGGCTGCGATTATTTTCCAGTTCATCCGTTTCACTTTCTCCCTTCTTAATGAACTTATTCCATGCATTGTTTCTTTTCCCTTTTATTAGTATCTTATACATACCATTTTTGATGCCTGTACACAAAAAGACTGCCCATTAAAGGGCAGCCTCTCTGAACATAAAGTGTTAAGCTTCAGCAGGCAGTTCAGATTGGTATGTAAGATCAGCTTCCCTTTTATATTAGATTTTCGTTCAGCTAACGAAACAAATATATGGATGGATCATAAATTGCGAGTACTTTGGGCACTATTATTGTTTTACGGCGCTTTGCTCCCATGGCGGGAGCGTGCCTGAACATACAAAAAAACCGGAATTTCTTCCGGTTTTTTCGCAGCCCCTTAGGACAGTGGAGCTTCGAGGACCATTTCTCCCTGCGGAGTTTCATTGTTTGGCTGAGGTTCTCTTGTGATCGCTACAGCGTCCCACTCTTCATTGACGGCATCTGAAGGTACAACTACGGAGCCGCTGCCATTTTCATTTGTAGTAAAGGATCCGGCAGGGACCGTCTGATCGCCCCCGACCATCCAAACCTGATAAACTTCGCTATTCTCCAAATCTTCAAGCCCTTCTACGTGGACAGCCATTTCGCCCTGCTGTTCAGTATTAAGCAGCGTGACCGTCCCGCTTCCCTGCGAATTTTCTGTTGCGGCAAATTCCTGGGAAGCAATCACTTCACCCGTTTGCTGTGAAGAATCTTCAAGCTCTGAAAGAGCCGTTTGCATTTCTCCAAGGTCTCCGGCGAGTTCTTCGCGTTCTTCAGCTGCCTGCTGCCACTGTGTGCCAAGGTAAACGTTCGTGCCTATGGAAGCAAGCAGTACAGCGGCCAGTGCGCCTGCCAAAGCGCTCCATTTTCTTTTTGGTTTTGCCGTCGTGATTTCCTCTTTTGGCTCTCTTCCGACGACATGCTCCATAACCCGGTTTTTCATACCGGCCGGCGGGTCCTGCGGTTCGATATGCTGGGGCAGTTCTCCCATAATCGCCTGCATTTCCTCAAGCTCCTGCCTCGTTTCCTCATCGGTTTCAAGCCAGGCTTCAAACTCCCGTTCTTCTTCTGAATTCAAAAGACCATTTATATAATCAAACAACCAGTCTTGTTTATTACTCGCCATAATCAACCCTCCGTTCCCTGGAGAGGTGTTCTTTTAATTTCTTTAGGGCAAGCCTGATCCGGCCCTTTACAGTACCGAGCGGTATATCGCAGGATTCTGCGATCTTACGCTGGGACAGCCCCTGAAAATAAAACAGGCGGACGATTTTTTGTTGTTCCTCTGAAAGAAGCGCGATCGCCTGTTCAAGCTCTTCGTTGCTTTCTTTCAGCTCCACCTGCTCTTCCACCCCTTTCGTTTCCTCTTTTGAATCCCTCGGATCCCATTCTACTTCCGGCTTCCTTCTCCGGATGGCATCAATCGAGGCGTTGCGTGTAATCGTAAGCAGCCAGGAGGAAAGCGACCCTTTATCTTTCTGGTAGACAGCACTTCCCTTCCCCTGCCAAATTTTCATAAAAACATCCTGCATGATCTCTTCGGCTATCTGCTGATCCTTAGTCATCCGGTAAGCGAATGAATAAAGCAGCCGTTCGTAACGATCATACAGAAGTTCGAGCGCTTCTCTATCACGCTCTCGTATGCGCTCATACAAATCGTTATCCGATAACTTTGACATAGGTCTTCTCCTTTTTTCAAATTGCGTGGGAAAAGAGGTATGTAGTCAGCTTACGTAACGTACCCCCGTATTGGATCTCTTTTCCCTCGAAAAAATGTATGTAATTCTATGGTGTATGCATCTCCTTTATCTATCGTAAGCGTTTTTACCGCTTCTGCCAATAAAAAATTCCCACCCAGGAGGCGGGGGCTACACCATGTAGGTAAATACATAATGCAGGAAAAAGAGAAATGAAATAGCGTACATGACCGGCGAAACGGCCCGCGGGCTTCCAAGTGCCATTTTCAGCAGCGGATACGCTATGAAGCCAAAGGCAATGCCATCCGCAATGGAGTACGTAAGCGGGATGATCCCGATGACCAAATAGGCCGGGAACCATTCGGAGGCATCATCAAAGGAAATATGGCGGATTTCCTGCACCATCATCCCCCCGACAATAATCAGAACAGGAGCAATCGCGCTTTCAGGAATAAATCCCAGGAGCGGTGTGAAGAGGAGAGCCACTAAAAACAGCAGGCCGGTGACGACCGCCGTCAGTCCTGTTTTCCCTCCTTCTGCCACTCCCGCAGCGCTTTCTGCGGCTGGAATTGTCGGCGACGTACCGAGAAAGCCGCTGCCAAAAGCCGTAACCGCTGCCGCCTGATAGGAACGGCCAAACTTTTCTTTCCGCTCCAGCAGGCCGTGTAAAAGCCCCATGCTTTCAAAAACGATAATCATAGTCAAAGAAAAAACCGCCGTCCAAAACGGAATAGACGACCATGCGGAAAAGTCAGCTGCAGTAAATACCGAGGCGTAGCTCCCGGTAGCTGCCGCCGCTTCTCCAGCGTCGCTGCTGCTGAGCCCAAACAGCCCCGCGACAAGTGATATAACAGCAATGCCGATGAGAAAAGCACCCTTCACTTTGCGGACGACAAGCATCAGCATGATTATGAGACCAAAAAGCGTCAGCATCGCAGATGGCTCTGCCAGATTGCCAAGTGCGACAAATGTTTCCGCGTCCCCCTGCACGAGCCCGCCCTTTTGCAGGCCGATAAAGGTTAAAAACACGCCGATACCGACTGTGATGCCCTGCTTGAGCGACAGCGGCACCGCTTTTGCCAGCTTTCCTGCAAGCGGCGTCAACGCCGTTATTAAAAACAAAACCCCTGAAAGAAGGACAATGGCAAGCCCCTGCTGCCACGTCCAGCCCATTCCAATCACGAGCGTATACGCGAAAAAAGCATTCACTCCCATGCCCGGTGTCAAAATGATGGGGGCATTGCCCCACAGCCCGATAAGCAGACATCCAAAAGCTGTCACGAGCGCCGTAGCCAGTAGGGCGAATTCGTACGGCATTCCTGTATCAGATAAAATAGCCGGATTGACGATTAATATATAAGCAATGGTAAAAAAGGAGGTTAAGCCCGCCGTCCATTCTTTTTTTACCGTTGTCTGATGGTCCTCCAGCTGAAATAATTTTTTTAGCATGATTCCATTCTCCTTTAGTTTCCTGTATATGATTTTTAACCATAAAAAAGTGCCTCTGCGTGAAGGATCACACAGAGACACGTAGTCGGGAAAATCGGCTCCCGGTAGAAACATCGAACCCAGTTCGTTCGATTATACGAGTCATTTTTGATTGTCAAATTATCTTCCAATTAAGGAGTATAGCTCCTTCCAGCCAATTCGTCAACTATTATTAACTTTCATTTGAACTTTCGTGTTATTCTGAATGTATAATTCGGACGCCCCGGGCGTTACATAAGAGGTGACAGGAATGAACGTAGTAGCAATTGATATGGATGGAACTCTTCTCCATTCAAAAAAATATATATCTGAGCAGAATGCCAAGGCGTTAAACCGGATGCGGGCTGAAGGACACAAGCTCGTGATTGCCACCGGCAGAGGAATTGAGGATGTGGAGCATCTGCTTGAAGACGCCGGCGTTAAAGCTGATGGCATCGTTTCGATGAACGGGGCCATCGTAAACCAGGGCCGCTCCGTCGTATACGAAAACGTCATGGAAAAGGAAACAGCACTCCGCGTCGTGCAGTCGCTTGAAGACTTTGGCGTCTATTTTCATGTTTACACGAACAAAGGCATGTTTTATATGCCGAAGGGCTGGCAGTATTTTATGGAGGATGCTCATGAGCTCGTAAAAGAAGACGACGACTATGAAGACCGCATGGCAGAGTTTAAACGAAAAGAAGAATACAATACCGGGCGCTTCCACATGCATCAGCTCCGCTCACTCGAAGACATTGAGGGCAAAGATGTACACGTTTATAAATTCTTGATGCTCTCCCCGCTCGAGGATAAGCTTGCTGCCGTCCGAAGCGCGTGGAAAATCCGCCAGGACGTCTCCATTACGTCTTCAGGCCGGGAAAACCTCGAATTTATGCACCCAAATACCGAAAAAGGGGCCGGCCTCCATCACCTGCGTATACAGGCAGGCTGGGAGGACGCTGTCACGTTTGCGATCGGTGACAACTTTAACGACGTATCCATGTTCCACTACGCCGATACTGCGATCGCCATGGAAAATTCCGAACAGGACGTAAAGCTCCTTGCAGATGAAGAAACCAGTCATAATGATGATCACGGAGTTGCTCAGGCTGTATATGATTACGTGCTTTCTTCCACGAAACGAAAAGCAGAGCCGCGCTAAAAGCATGCAATAAAAAAATCGTCTGCTGCAGCTTTTGCCACAGCAGACGGTTTTATTTTACGACAAGCACCGGACATTGCACACGCTTCACCACTTTGTGGCTGACGCTGCCGAGCACCATCGTCTGAAGCTGGTTAAGCCCCCGGCTCCCAATCACAAGACAGTCATACGCTCCGCTATTTGCGAACGAGACAATGGTCGGCCCCGGTTCCCCGTGCTCGATATGAACCTCATACGAAATATCCGCTTCCTTCAGGTCGTTTTCGAGATCTTCAAGCTGCTCCCGGCGCTTCATCTGAATAATTTCCTTGTTTCCGTAATGCAGCACGTCCGATTTGGATTGATCCTTATCAATAATATAAATAACATCCAATTTTCCGTCCGGCACATTTTTTAATAGCTTTACCGCATGCCCTGAAGCACGGCGGGCATGGTCGGATCCATCTGCTGCGAGTAATACTTTTTGGTACACAGACATTCCCCTCTCCATTAACAGTTCTGTATCCTTAACTTATTTCTTAGTGACCGGAAGACATTCCTTCCAGCTTGCGCATTAATTCTGAGCTTTCTTCGTTAATGCTCGTAAAGTGTACTTTCGTGCCTTCCTGTTTAAACTTCAGTCTGACCTTTTCAATCGCTTCGACTGCAGAGTCATCCCAAAGGTGGGTTCGTGATAAATCAATTTCCACTCTATCGAAATTCTCTTTGTAATCAAAGCTCTTCACAAAGTCCGTCACTGAAGCGAAAAACAACGGGCCGTCCACATGGTACACACGGGTCGTTTCGTCCTTAATGGTTTTACTCACATGAACCTTTGATATTTTGGCTGCAAAGAACACAGCACTCAAAATAACGCCGGCAACCACGCCGATCGCAAGATTATGCGTATACACGACTGTAGCAACCACAACGATCATAACAATAGAGTCGGTCTTAGGTGCTTTCGCAAGCATTGGAAGCGAGCCCCAGTCGAATGTGCTGATCGATACCATAATCATAACGCCTGCAAGTGCTGCCATTGGTATCTGAACGACAAGCCCCTGAAGCACGAGGATCAGAAACAGCAGGAATACACCTGCTACAAAAGCAGAAAGCCGGCCTCTCCCGCCAGATTTTACGTTAATCACCGACTGCCCGATCATAGCACACGATGCCATACCGCCGAAGAAGCCAGTAACGACGTTGGAAATCCCCTGTCCGCGCGCTTCCTGGTTCTTGTTGCTTTCTGAATCTGTCATATCATCTACGATGGTCGCAGTCAGCAGTGATTCCAACAAACCAACGACTGATAATGACAGAGCGTATGGCAGAATAATCATCAGCGTTTCAAGCGTCAGAGGTATATCCGGAAGAAGAAACACAGGGAAGGAGCTTGGAAGCGTGCCCATATCTCCTACTGTACTGGCATTAATACCTCCAAACACGGTCACCATGCTGACGACAATGATAGCTACAAGCGTTGAAGGCACAGCGCCGGTAAGTTTAGGAAACAGGTAAATAATAGCAAGGGCAATACCTGCCAGAACAAACGGCCAAAAGCCATTTCCCCGGAAATGCTCTATTTGGGCAAGGAAAATCAGAATAGCGAGAGCATTCACAAAACCAACCATCACCGACCTTGGAATGAATTTCATCCAGCGGGCCAGTCCGCTGAAACCAATCAGAAGCTGAATGATTCCAGTCAATATGGTGGTCGCAAGCAGATACTGCAGGCCATGATCAGCAACCAGCGTTACCATCAAAAGAGCCATAGCCCCCGTCGCTGCTGAGATCATCCCGGGTCTTCCTCCTACAATTGCAATCATTACCGCCATACTGAAAGAAGCATAAAGCCCAACCTGTGGGTCTACGCCGGCAATGATTGAAAAGGCAATTGCCTCCGGTATTAAAGCGAGCGCAACGACAATACCTGCCAGCACGTCCCCTTTAATGTTTCCGAGCCACTCCGTTTTCAGTTGTGAAAAATTCAAACTTTTTTCTCCTCTCTTTTTTTATACTCTTTATCCTTGTTGCATGTGGACATTCCGGCCTGTTGCGCGTCTCACATGCTTTCTTTTTTCAGGTCTTCATCTGTATGAAAACCAACGTCACGAACCATCAAAGTGTAGCATATCACATCAATTTTTCAATAGATTACATGAAGGTTTTTTATGTAAACGCTCTCTCATGCCGGGCTTTTTTCCGTTGATTGAAAATCGGAAAACTCGGGAAAACCAAATAACGAGATATCTATTAGGAGGAGTCAATATGTACGGTACTTTTGTTTTTGATGTAGACGGAACACTTATTAATACAGAGGACGCCATTATTAAATCACTGAGGCGTGCTGTAGAGGAAACCACGGGGGAAATTATTGAAAACGAAAATCTGCGGCCGCTTCTCGGCATTCCAGAGAAGGACGTTTTAAACCGGCTAGGCCTGCAGGACGATGAGCGACGCACGGTGCAGGAAAAATGGGCTGCGTACCTTGAGGAAAACCGGTTTTTGATTGATATGTTCCCCGGCATTCAGGAGCTTCTCGAAGGGCTGAACATTCAGGGCTATCAGGTTGGCATTGTCACCTCTAAAACACGCGAGGCCTTTGAGCATGAAATGAAACCATTCGGTCTGCAGCAGTTTGCTTCTTACATTATCAGTGCCGACGACACCGCCCATCATAAGCCTTCCCCAGAGCCGCTTCGGGCCTTCATGGAAACAAGCGGAGCAGAGGCCTCCAATACTATCTATATTGGCGACACGCAGCACGACAGTGAAAGTGCCGAAAAAGCAGGCACGGCTTTCGGTCTAGCCGGCTGGGGCGCGGTTCACCCGGAAAACACTTCGCCGACACTTCGTTTTGAACGCCCCGAAGAAATTTTGGAATACGTCACAAATGCCCCTTCATCCTAATTAAAAAAGGGCTGTCCGTAAAACCGGCCAGCCCCATTTTTATGCCTTTCTTTCCCATTCGCTGTAAAATTCCTCCAGATAGCTGACCATAAACCGCTGGCGTTTGGTTGCAATGGCAAGACCAGTATCCGTATTCATCATACCTTTAAGCCTCAGCAGCTTATCAAAAAAGTGCTGAATCGCGCTGTTTCGCTCGTTCCGGTATTCCGGACGCGGATCATGCAGCGGCTGATGGATGTGCCCGGTATATGCAAACGTACGGGCAATTCCGATGGCGCCCAGGGCATCCAGACGGTCTGCGTCCTGCACCACCTTCCCTTCAAGAGTCTCCGGGGCCCGTTCTTTATGGTGCCGGAAGGAAATAGAAGAAACAATCTGCATAACATGCTGCTTTAATTCTTCGTCGGCTTCATTGTGCTCC
Proteins encoded in this region:
- a CDS encoding ABC transporter permease, whose translation is MKRKAAAAAFALCFAVPLLALVVQSFAAEWPFGEIWPLAWTLDGWRVPFSDPLLAEAWGRTILIALCVAALNLVIGMPAAKALVVREFRGKELIDAMLLIPVLLPITALAVGLHIFALQSGTANTWYGVAFFHLLPTLPYTIRIIRAGYERIGRSQYEQSRSLGGGAAARFLLIEFPQMTASVRAAVFFAVVISVSQFALTVIIGGGTVTTMAVLYYPYTNSAAPSAVSAFSLMAVALPAAVALAADGVLRVSTKILKSW
- a CDS encoding ABC transporter permease subunit, with protein sequence MKLFKGKSMIAMLLPALLVTAGLSFYAVAVLWMRLGAEESPLAVLNDVALLPSFWESISFSLGVTTVSTLLSLGIGVAASKLLFGKKRSAGAGALFWIPMAVPHFVGAYLVIWFFSQSGWAASLTQQLGWIDNRTEFPILTNDTGGIGIILSYIWKEVPFVVLMTAPVYLEMNNSVKHAVATLGGGPFRKFKDGEWPYLKAVTLETGVILFAFVFGAFEVPGLVGATRPEMIGVTIFEWYSGGNWEERPYAYAVSAWIGVVFIALSALLMWYTRRLRIRIWRGE
- a CDS encoding ABC transporter substrate-binding protein — encoded protein: MNWKIIAAAGTALVAAGCSGGSEESETSWEEKDWEEIEEEAAGTTVELHMWGGDQGTNEYIDEWVAPRLEEQYDITLNRNPIETEDALQNLYSEKEAGTEEGTMDIIWLNGENFRNAKDNELLYGSFANALPNVEDHIDMEADTNAYDFGTPVEGMEVPWGSVQFTFMYDTEKVDTPPDSIEELAAWVEDNPGEFTYPEATDFTGNAFLRHFIYNNVEAEEVIEQGYDEEWIDEQTGSMWETLREMEPDLWRDGETYPSSLSQLDRLYRDGEVSMTMGYNEARAESLIQDGTFPETTDTFVFDNNSIGNTHYLSIPFNSTNVPGAMTAINYLVSPEAQLQKQAPSMWGDSTVLDLDTLSEDMRQEFIEQDRGDSVLDTEVLNDAYQPEMDAGYVEWTEDRWENEIVQR
- a CDS encoding anti-sigma factor domain-containing protein, translated to MASNKQDWLFDYINGLLNSEEEREFEAWLETDEETRQELEEMQAIMGELPQHIEPQDPPAGMKNRVMEHVVGREPKEEITTAKPKRKWSALAGALAAVLLASIGTNVYLGTQWQQAAEEREELAGDLGEMQTALSELEDSSQQTGEVIASQEFAATENSQGSGTVTLLNTEQQGEMAVHVEGLEDLENSEVYQVWMVGGDQTVPAGSFTTNENGSGSVVVPSDAVNEEWDAVAITREPQPNNETPQGEMVLEAPLS
- a CDS encoding RNA polymerase sigma factor, whose amino-acid sequence is MSKLSDNDLYERIRERDREALELLYDRYERLLYSFAYRMTKDQQIAEEIMQDVFMKIWQGKGSAVYQKDKGSLSSWLLTITRNASIDAIRRRKPEVEWDPRDSKEETKGVEEQVELKESNEELEQAIALLSEEQQKIVRLFYFQGLSQRKIAESCDIPLGTVKGRIRLALKKLKEHLSRERRVDYGE
- a CDS encoding NCS2 family permease: MLKKLFQLEDHQTTVKKEWTAGLTSFFTIAYILIVNPAILSDTGMPYEFALLATALVTAFGCLLIGLWGNAPIILTPGMGVNAFFAYTLVIGMGWTWQQGLAIVLLSGVLFLITALTPLAGKLAKAVPLSLKQGITVGIGVFLTFIGLQKGGLVQGDAETFVALGNLAEPSAMLTLFGLIIMLMLVVRKVKGAFLIGIAVISLVAGLFGLSSSDAGEAAAATGSYASVFTAADFSAWSSIPFWTAVFSLTMIIVFESMGLLHGLLERKEKFGRSYQAAAVTAFGSGFLGTSPTIPAAESAAGVAEGGKTGLTAVVTGLLFLVALLFTPLLGFIPESAIAPVLIIVGGMMVQEIRHISFDDASEWFPAYLVIGIIPLTYSIADGIAFGFIAYPLLKMALGSPRAVSPVMYAISFLFFLHYVFTYMV
- a CDS encoding HAD family hydrolase, which produces MNVVAIDMDGTLLHSKKYISEQNAKALNRMRAEGHKLVIATGRGIEDVEHLLEDAGVKADGIVSMNGAIVNQGRSVVYENVMEKETALRVVQSLEDFGVYFHVYTNKGMFYMPKGWQYFMEDAHELVKEDDDYEDRMAEFKRKEEYNTGRFHMHQLRSLEDIEGKDVHVYKFLMLSPLEDKLAAVRSAWKIRQDVSITSSGRENLEFMHPNTEKGAGLHHLRIQAGWEDAVTFAIGDNFNDVSMFHYADTAIAMENSEQDVKLLADEETSHNDDHGVAQAVYDYVLSSTKRKAEPR
- a CDS encoding universal stress protein — encoded protein: MYQKVLLAADGSDHARRASGHAVKLLKNVPDGKLDVIYIIDKDQSKSDVLHYGNKEIIQMKRREQLEDLENDLKEADISYEVHIEHGEPGPTIVSFANSGAYDCLVIGSRGLNQLQTMVLGSVSHKVVKRVQCPVLVVK
- a CDS encoding SulP family inorganic anion transporter, whose product is MNFSQLKTEWLGNIKGDVLAGIVVALALIPEAIAFSIIAGVDPQVGLYASFSMAVMIAIVGGRPGMISAATGAMALLMVTLVADHGLQYLLATTILTGIIQLLIGFSGLARWMKFIPRSVMVGFVNALAILIFLAQIEHFRGNGFWPFVLAGIALAIIYLFPKLTGAVPSTLVAIIVVSMVTVFGGINASTVGDMGTLPSSFPVFLLPDIPLTLETLMIILPYALSLSVVGLLESLLTATIVDDMTDSESNKNQEARGQGISNVVTGFFGGMASCAMIGQSVINVKSGGRGRLSAFVAGVFLLFLILVLQGLVVQIPMAALAGVMIMVSISTFDWGSLPMLAKAPKTDSIVMIVVVATVVYTHNLAIGVVAGVILSAVFFAAKISKVHVSKTIKDETTRVYHVDGPLFFASVTDFVKSFDYKENFDRVEIDLSRTHLWDDSAVEAIEKVRLKFKQEGTKVHFTSINEESSELMRKLEGMSSGH
- a CDS encoding HAD family hydrolase, translated to MYGTFVFDVDGTLINTEDAIIKSLRRAVEETTGEIIENENLRPLLGIPEKDVLNRLGLQDDERRTVQEKWAAYLEENRFLIDMFPGIQELLEGLNIQGYQVGIVTSKTREAFEHEMKPFGLQQFASYIISADDTAHHKPSPEPLRAFMETSGAEASNTIYIGDTQHDSESAEKAGTAFGLAGWGAVHPENTSPTLRFERPEEILEYVTNAPSS
- a CDS encoding HD domain-containing protein; the encoded protein is MDIRQLIHEAKQEAWAFFAHTDPAHDYWHTERVAALAGDIAEKEGADPDICILAAWLHDIGDEKLLEEGEDGEQKIMRWLEHNEADEELKQHVMQIVSSISFRHHKERAPETLEGKVVQDADRLDALGAIGIARTFAYTGHIHQPLHDPRPEYRNERNSAIQHFFDKLLRLKGMMNTDTGLAIATKRQRFMVSYLEEFYSEWERKA